From Pseudofrankia saprophytica, a single genomic window includes:
- a CDS encoding SDR family oxidoreductase translates to MVGDRRGAGAGTGRAARPATAGRRAPTGTREAANAAKTATTTSGGHPPLGPGLAGPGLAGPGLAGRGALVTGASSGIGRAISLRLARDGARVLATGRNEQALESLVKEADSVGLTLDHFPADLTDPDERAGLLDAAHGSLGAVSVLVHSAGAYRRGQLAQARITDLDLQFAVNVHAPYTLTQGLIPDLVRTNGDVVFVNSTQGLAASAGVGQYAATKHALRAVADSLRAEMSNAGVRVCSIFPGRTATPMQERIFQAEDRAWRPDCLLWPDDLADVVAHALALPARAQVTELTVWPTHRP, encoded by the coding sequence ATGGTTGGAGATCGGCGCGGCGCCGGCGCCGGCACTGGCAGGGCAGCCAGGCCGGCGACGGCGGGCAGGCGGGCTCCGACGGGCACGCGGGAGGCCGCGAACGCGGCCAAGACGGCGACCACGACGTCCGGCGGCCATCCACCGCTCGGGCCCGGCCTCGCCGGACCCGGCCTCGCCGGACCCGGCCTCGCCGGGCGCGGGGCGCTGGTGACCGGAGCCTCCAGCGGGATCGGGCGGGCGATCTCGCTGCGGCTCGCGCGGGACGGCGCCCGGGTACTGGCGACCGGCCGCAACGAGCAGGCGCTGGAGAGCCTGGTGAAGGAGGCGGACAGCGTCGGCCTCACGCTGGACCACTTTCCCGCCGACCTGACCGACCCGGACGAGCGGGCCGGCCTGCTCGACGCGGCCCACGGCAGCCTCGGCGCGGTGTCGGTGCTCGTGCACTCGGCGGGCGCCTACCGGCGCGGCCAGCTGGCCCAGGCACGGATCACCGACCTGGACCTGCAGTTCGCCGTGAACGTCCACGCTCCCTACACGCTCACCCAGGGACTGATCCCCGACCTGGTCCGCACCAACGGCGACGTCGTCTTCGTCAACTCGACCCAGGGCCTCGCCGCGAGCGCCGGCGTCGGCCAGTACGCCGCCACCAAACACGCCCTGCGCGCCGTGGCGGACAGCCTGCGGGCCGAGATGTCCAACGCCGGGGTACGGGTATGCAGCATCTTCCCCGGCCGCACCGCGACCCCGATGCAGGAGAGGATCTTCCAGGCCGAGGACAGGGCCTGGCGGCCGGACTGCCTCCTGTGGCCCGACGACCTCGCCGACGTCGTCGCCCACGCCCTCGCGCTGCCCGCCCGTGCCCAGGTCACCGAGCTCACCGTCTGGCCGACCCACCGCCCCTGA
- a CDS encoding nuclear transport factor 2 family protein has product MDGLREDQAQISEVLIRYATGIDQRDWKLFRTCWTDDVEADYGLRLSGAEAITDYMTTAHRDMGDTRHQLSNLVIDVTGDRATARSYVHAVLMIRPDDPNAFIDVIGSYDDVLVRTADGWRISSRSFHLVRMLTTGADIDWTAPLRSADRS; this is encoded by the coding sequence GTGGACGGGTTACGCGAGGACCAGGCGCAGATCAGCGAGGTGCTGATCCGGTACGCGACCGGAATCGACCAGCGGGACTGGAAGCTGTTCCGGACCTGCTGGACCGACGACGTGGAGGCGGACTACGGGCTGCGCCTGTCCGGCGCCGAGGCGATCACGGACTACATGACCACGGCGCACCGGGACATGGGCGACACCCGTCACCAACTGTCGAACCTGGTCATCGACGTGACCGGCGACCGGGCGACCGCCCGCTCCTACGTACACGCCGTCCTCATGATCCGCCCCGATGACCCGAACGCCTTCATCGACGTCATCGGCAGCTACGACGACGTCCTCGTCCGCACCGCCGACGGCTGGCGCATCAGCAGCCGCTCCTTCCACCTCGTCCGCATGCTGACCACGGGCGCTGACATCGACTGGACGGCACCACTCAGGTCGGCCGACCGGTCCTGA
- a CDS encoding class I SAM-dependent methyltransferase: MTGERKGADGPPGASSDYGPLCSLVYELDKPVGTSFGDVEFYRDLLAGTSGEILEPAVGTGRILIPLLQAGLRVRGFDSSPAMLTICRDNCAEHGLRPVLFEADMATFKEPAAFAAVVVPTGSFALVTGRERAVQTLRNFRESLLPGGRLLVDVEPLEQSTSPGPLRHWWFGGDLLTLSSLPPAQPEEDAVATWLRYERWRDGRLVETELQHFRLQRHDLDGFAALLREVGFTAVAVHADYQAGLPPTPDSQVWTFVATA; the protein is encoded by the coding sequence ATGACCGGCGAGCGGAAAGGGGCGGACGGCCCACCCGGGGCGTCCTCGGACTACGGTCCGCTCTGTTCACTGGTATATGAGCTCGACAAGCCGGTCGGGACGTCCTTCGGCGATGTCGAGTTCTACCGGGACCTGCTGGCCGGAACTTCGGGCGAAATCCTGGAACCGGCGGTCGGAACGGGCCGGATACTCATTCCGCTGCTTCAGGCGGGCCTGCGGGTACGCGGGTTCGACTCGTCACCGGCCATGCTGACGATCTGTCGCGACAACTGCGCCGAGCACGGACTGCGGCCCGTGTTGTTCGAAGCGGACATGGCGACTTTCAAGGAACCGGCCGCCTTCGCCGCGGTCGTGGTCCCGACCGGGTCGTTCGCGCTGGTGACCGGCCGTGAACGTGCCGTTCAGACGCTGCGTAACTTCCGGGAAAGCCTGCTGCCGGGCGGGCGGCTGCTCGTCGACGTCGAGCCGCTCGAACAGTCCACCAGCCCGGGGCCGTTGCGGCACTGGTGGTTCGGCGGCGACCTGCTGACGCTCAGCTCCCTTCCCCCGGCACAGCCGGAGGAGGATGCCGTGGCCACCTGGCTGCGCTACGAGCGCTGGCGCGACGGCCGCCTGGTCGAGACCGAGCTGCAGCACTTCAGGCTCCAGCGGCACGACCTGGACGGGTTCGCCGCCCTGCTCCGGGAGGTCGGCTTCACCGCGGTCGCCGTGCACGCCGACTACCAGGCAGGACTACCGCCCACACCGGACTCCCAGGTCTGGACGTTCGTCGCGACCGCCTGA
- a CDS encoding ArnT family glycosyltransferase → MPAGGDDQRRRVIMARPRGRHAPRPHPRAAGAGTDPLRTGNRRLWWVVLALIVLAALGVRLWYLFHWLYPMKIAGDAYYYHHAANMFADGRGWPLPSALLNDGEYVPYAQHPPMTSMLLAIPSVLGRGGFADHQVFLCGIGALSVLVVGLAGRRIAGPVTGLVAAAIAAVYPGMWLPDPLVMSETPGILTCALLVLATYRLYDRRRPLDVVWVGLALAATMLTRAELALLALILVTPFLLRLPALSWRRRFGYLGLAAATSAVAIGPWVGYNLSRFEHPVYIENGLGVTLAVTQCDDTYYGDLLGWWMLSCTDPFGPPPKEASESDLFYQDIAFAYIGSHEKRLPVVAAARLGRTWAVYRPWQQARLDVIEERPLVLSEIATVSLWCLTATGVGGLVVLRRRRVPVLPLVAAPLALSVASAMIYGTTRFRAVGEPSVVLLAAVAVGALVGRRARRVPDVPDVHGDRDGRDGASAAERVLPVDDERPPFPSTGPHRLTSPWAAGVGGGETASVPFHRAPARWPPPDGG, encoded by the coding sequence ATGCCGGCCGGGGGAGACGACCAGCGGCGCCGGGTGATCATGGCCCGCCCACGTGGCCGGCACGCGCCCCGCCCCCATCCGCGCGCGGCCGGCGCGGGTACCGACCCCCTGCGGACCGGGAACCGGCGGCTGTGGTGGGTCGTGCTGGCGCTGATCGTCCTGGCGGCGCTCGGGGTGCGACTGTGGTACCTGTTCCACTGGCTGTACCCGATGAAGATCGCCGGGGACGCGTACTACTACCACCACGCGGCGAACATGTTCGCCGACGGCCGCGGCTGGCCGCTGCCGAGCGCGCTGCTGAACGACGGCGAGTACGTGCCGTACGCGCAGCATCCGCCGATGACCAGCATGCTGCTCGCGATCCCGTCGGTGCTCGGGCGCGGCGGCTTCGCCGACCACCAGGTCTTCCTGTGTGGGATCGGTGCCCTGTCGGTGCTGGTCGTCGGGCTGGCGGGCAGGCGGATCGCGGGCCCGGTGACCGGCCTGGTCGCCGCCGCCATCGCCGCCGTGTACCCGGGCATGTGGCTGCCCGACCCGCTGGTGATGTCCGAGACTCCCGGCATCCTGACGTGCGCCCTGCTCGTCCTGGCCACCTACCGGCTCTACGACCGGCGCCGCCCGCTCGACGTCGTCTGGGTGGGGCTGGCGCTCGCCGCGACGATGCTGACGCGCGCGGAGCTGGCGCTGCTCGCCCTCATCCTGGTCACACCGTTCCTGCTGCGGTTACCTGCGCTGTCCTGGCGCCGCCGCTTCGGGTACCTGGGCCTGGCCGCCGCGACCAGCGCGGTGGCGATCGGCCCGTGGGTGGGCTACAACCTGTCGCGGTTCGAGCATCCGGTGTACATCGAGAACGGCCTCGGCGTGACCCTGGCTGTCACTCAGTGTGACGATACGTACTACGGCGACCTGCTCGGCTGGTGGATGCTCTCCTGCACGGACCCGTTCGGGCCCCCGCCGAAGGAGGCGTCCGAGAGCGACCTGTTCTACCAGGACATCGCGTTCGCCTACATCGGGAGCCACGAGAAACGGCTGCCCGTCGTCGCCGCGGCCCGGCTGGGCCGCACCTGGGCGGTGTACCGGCCGTGGCAGCAGGCCAGGCTCGACGTCATCGAGGAGCGCCCGCTCGTCCTCAGCGAGATCGCCACGGTGTCGCTGTGGTGCCTGACCGCCACCGGGGTCGGCGGGCTGGTGGTGCTGCGCCGACGCCGGGTGCCGGTGCTGCCGCTGGTGGCGGCGCCGCTGGCGCTGTCGGTCGCCTCGGCGATGATCTACGGCACCACGAGGTTCCGCGCCGTGGGCGAGCCCAGCGTCGTCCTGCTCGCGGCCGTGGCCGTCGGCGCTCTGGTCGGCCGCCGGGCGCGCCGCGTCCCTGACGTCCCTGACGTTCATGGCGACCGCGACGGCCGCGACGGGGCCAGCGCCGCCGAGCGGGTCCTCCCCGTCGACGACGAGCGGCCGCCGTTCCCGTCGACCGGACCGCACCGCCTCACCAGCCCCTGGGCGGCCGGCGTCGGCGGTGGGGAAACCGCGTCCGTGCCGTTCCACCGAGCCCCGGCGCGGTGGCCGCCACCGGACGGCGGATAG
- a CDS encoding HIT family protein, with the protein MTDPSGLGPTGGMLWTRPDEWARRRTPHGCVICASGPLHVIAELTGVWVTAPPQAPLRGYVCVVARRHVNEPYELSRDEQAQFWLDSMLVAEAVASVATPIKMNYEVHGNTLPHLHLHLYPRHADDPFVGGPIDPRGASVSRSAADLDALRNAIRQRLGH; encoded by the coding sequence ATGACTGATCCCTCTGGCCTGGGGCCAACCGGCGGGATGCTCTGGACGCGGCCCGACGAGTGGGCACGGCGGCGTACCCCACATGGATGCGTCATCTGTGCGTCGGGCCCGCTTCACGTCATTGCCGAGTTGACGGGGGTGTGGGTCACGGCGCCGCCGCAGGCTCCCCTGCGGGGTTATGTCTGCGTCGTTGCTCGCCGGCATGTGAACGAGCCGTACGAACTCAGCCGCGACGAACAGGCCCAGTTCTGGCTCGATTCAATGCTCGTTGCCGAAGCGGTCGCCTCCGTCGCCACGCCGATCAAGATGAACTACGAGGTTCACGGCAACACCCTGCCCCATCTCCATCTGCATCTCTACCCACGGCACGCCGACGACCCGTTCGTCGGAGGTCCCATCGATCCACGTGGTGCCTCAGTCAGCCGATCGGCCGCTGACCTTGATGCGCTCCGCAATGCCATCCGGCAGCGACTCGGGCACTGA
- a CDS encoding alpha/beta hydrolase — protein MPVGYVIAVVAVGCAALVALAPPRRPRSLAMVSYLWGIAFTELPGLAILYLLVTTLVAFDAGDVDSVGGWVTFAAAVMIACGLAVVAWRGTRARPAVQRALDQGLGAGWRARLDADTAARHRRRRYARILLGPFPIPGPGIRRVKNIRYGDAGRRNQLDVYHGRSRPAGGPVLIHLHGGRYSGGRKSTQSLPLLHRLAGQGWVCVSANYRLRPAAGLRDHLVDAKKLIAWAREHGAEYGANPSTVFVAGSSAGAHLMSLAALTADDPAHQPGFETADTSVTAVVCLGGYYGDYGADPGWPAASSPRAYARPDAPPFFVAHGDRDNIVPVAAAREFVAELRAVSSDPVVYAELPGGQHAFDLFHSPRFEAVVDGIEAFAAWVRSRESTPA, from the coding sequence ATGCCGGTCGGGTACGTGATTGCCGTGGTCGCGGTCGGGTGCGCGGCGCTGGTCGCGCTCGCTCCGCCGCGACGGCCGCGGAGCCTGGCCATGGTGAGCTACCTGTGGGGCATCGCCTTCACCGAGCTGCCAGGGCTGGCGATCCTCTACCTGCTCGTCACGACACTGGTCGCCTTCGACGCGGGCGACGTCGACTCGGTCGGCGGCTGGGTGACGTTCGCGGCCGCGGTGATGATCGCCTGCGGGCTGGCCGTCGTCGCCTGGCGCGGCACCCGGGCGAGGCCGGCGGTCCAGCGGGCGCTCGACCAGGGCCTGGGCGCGGGCTGGCGCGCCCGGCTCGACGCCGACACCGCGGCCAGGCACCGGCGCCGCCGGTACGCCCGGATCCTGCTCGGCCCGTTCCCCATTCCCGGGCCTGGCATCAGGCGGGTCAAGAACATCCGTTACGGCGATGCGGGCCGGCGCAACCAGCTCGACGTGTATCACGGCCGTTCTCGGCCGGCCGGCGGGCCGGTGCTGATCCACCTTCACGGCGGGCGGTACTCCGGCGGACGCAAGAGCACCCAGTCGCTGCCCCTGCTGCACCGGCTGGCGGGCCAGGGCTGGGTGTGCGTCAGCGCGAACTACCGGCTTCGCCCGGCCGCGGGGCTGCGCGACCACCTGGTCGACGCGAAGAAGCTGATCGCCTGGGCGCGGGAGCACGGCGCCGAGTACGGCGCCAACCCGTCGACGGTCTTCGTGGCCGGCAGCTCCGCCGGGGCGCACCTGATGTCCCTGGCCGCGCTGACCGCCGACGACCCCGCGCACCAGCCCGGCTTCGAGACGGCGGACACCTCGGTCACCGCCGTCGTCTGCCTGGGCGGGTACTACGGCGACTACGGCGCCGACCCGGGCTGGCCGGCGGCCTCCTCGCCCCGGGCCTATGCCCGGCCCGACGCACCGCCGTTCTTCGTGGCGCACGGCGACCGGGACAACATCGTCCCCGTCGCGGCTGCCCGGGAGTTCGTCGCGGAGCTACGCGCCGTGTCGTCGGACCCGGTCGTCTATGCCGAGCTGCCGGGCGGCCAGCACGCGTTCGACCTGTTCCACTCGCCGCGTTTCGAGGCCGTCGTCGACGGGATCGAGGCGTTCGCCGCCTGGGTGCGCTCGCGGGAGAGCACGCCCGCCTAG
- a CDS encoding sensor domain-containing protein yields MAPTGLAGPAGLAGPAGLAETTEWDHRPLGSDDWPPDNDDWPRENHDRPWGSGLLRLALRIVLPPVDLVMGLVGFVVTVPLLALSVGLVPLIWLALPFLLLLGVVARGLAGFERHRLGLFLGVELGPPPSAPRGFRARLRDAATWRAVGYLLVRWVVGTLSFALTTAAWGVSLALLSMPAWLHRVPGERADLLLLHVTDMPTAWLLCAAGVVVGVVGLALAYGFGAVAAAMGRGLLPRPAGGQDGWDGRGETPVGAGRPGGVPMRLTAGRVAVLAVGLPVVLAAASFNAADAVGLMARTSEHHTARYSWNDGPITLTTSAGDIHVVTGDDTHVGVEYTEHYALRTPAVAGEATADGGVALTARCRGGIFDQCAVNYVLTVPRGARLTLRTGDGSVGVSGQAGPVSIRTGDGSVRVIDTAGPVTARTGDGGIAVSGASGSLDLRTGDGRIAGDGLTSPSATVRTGDGGIALAFDTAPSDVSATTGDGGITITLPGDGPYRVDATTGDGRTRVTVPTAPSAPRTVRAHSGDGTITVAPTRR; encoded by the coding sequence GTGGCACCAACTGGCCTCGCTGGTCCCGCCGGCCTCGCTGGTCCCGCTGGCCTCGCGGAGACGACGGAATGGGACCACCGACCGCTGGGAAGCGACGACTGGCCGCCGGACAACGACGACTGGCCGCGGGAGAACCATGACCGGCCGTGGGGAAGCGGCCTGCTGCGGCTGGCGCTGCGGATCGTTCTGCCTCCGGTCGACCTCGTGATGGGCCTCGTCGGGTTCGTCGTGACGGTGCCGTTGCTGGCGTTGTCGGTCGGCCTGGTGCCGCTCATCTGGCTCGCGTTGCCGTTCCTGCTGCTGCTCGGTGTCGTCGCTCGTGGCCTGGCCGGGTTCGAGCGGCACCGGCTGGGGCTCTTCCTCGGGGTCGAGCTCGGGCCGCCGCCGTCGGCGCCACGCGGGTTCAGGGCCCGGCTGCGGGACGCCGCCACCTGGCGGGCGGTCGGCTACCTGCTGGTCCGGTGGGTGGTCGGGACGCTGTCGTTCGCGCTGACGACGGCCGCGTGGGGGGTGTCGCTCGCGCTGCTGTCGATGCCCGCCTGGCTGCACCGCGTCCCCGGCGAGCGGGCGGACCTCCTCCTGCTGCACGTCACCGACATGCCGACGGCCTGGCTTCTGTGCGCCGCCGGCGTCGTCGTGGGCGTCGTCGGCCTGGCGCTGGCGTACGGCTTCGGCGCCGTGGCCGCCGCGATGGGCCGAGGCCTCCTGCCCCGGCCGGCCGGCGGCCAGGACGGGTGGGACGGCCGCGGCGAGACGCCCGTCGGCGCCGGCCGCCCGGGCGGCGTGCCGATGCGGCTGACCGCCGGTCGAGTGGCGGTACTCGCCGTCGGCCTTCCGGTCGTGCTCGCGGCGGCGTCCTTCAACGCGGCCGACGCCGTCGGGCTGATGGCCCGGACCAGCGAGCACCACACGGCGCGCTACTCCTGGAACGACGGGCCGATCACGCTGACCACGAGTGCCGGTGACATCCACGTCGTGACCGGCGACGACACGCACGTGGGCGTCGAATACACCGAGCACTACGCGCTGCGCACCCCGGCTGTCGCCGGCGAGGCCACCGCGGACGGCGGCGTGGCGCTCACCGCCCGTTGCCGAGGTGGAATCTTCGACCAGTGCGCGGTCAACTACGTGCTGACGGTCCCGCGCGGGGCCCGACTGACGCTGCGCACCGGCGACGGTTCCGTCGGCGTCTCCGGCCAGGCAGGTCCCGTCTCCATCCGGACCGGCGACGGCTCCGTCCGCGTCATCGACACCGCCGGTCCCGTCACGGCGCGGACCGGCGACGGCGGGATCGCGGTCTCCGGGGCCAGCGGCTCGCTGGACCTGCGCACCGGCGACGGGCGCATTGCCGGCGACGGCCTGACCTCGCCGTCGGCCACCGTGCGCACGGGCGACGGCGGGATCGCGCTCGCCTTCGACACCGCCCCGTCGGACGTGTCCGCCACCACCGGCGACGGCGGCATCACGATCACCCTGCCCGGGGACGGCCCCTACCGCGTCGACGCGACCACCGGCGATGGCCGCACCCGGGTCACGGTCCCCACGGCCCCCTCCGCCCCACGCACCGTCCGCGCCCACTCCGGCGACGGCACCATCACCGTGGCCCCCACGCGGCGGTAG
- a CDS encoding aminoglycoside phosphotransferase family protein yields the protein MIGGFNTDPVTRGRTFSAVVTAGDDCLGWCGPFQARTPWWADVEPVVAQLRQELGTPVMVLRLLGVDGGDGARDGHVRYHVEALGRPRARRLAPWPGDQDDLAGPVALRASWATPDGLAEILGWARAALGAAGRPATGPAEQVKTWNLAGLFRFPTARGPVWLKTTPPFAAPEAAVIGAFGKVDPQLVPRVIAADPAAGRMLLEHVPGTDEWEASPAAIHAAVGQLVAAQAALARDPAAMPRGLPDRTMPALVDQVAELLDGEAAAELDPADLTAARGLAGRLPDLVAQLAACGLPDTLVHGDLHPGNWRSDGRRTTILDFADSHLGNPVLDGLRVRGFLTDHESRAYATDTWVTAWESALPGSDPARALAVAAPLGQLSYAVRYQEFLDNIEPSERVYHAGDPAATVRAALREASAVASAASTSTSTSTSTSTATEA from the coding sequence ATGATCGGGGGCTTCAACACTGACCCGGTGACGCGAGGCCGGACGTTCAGCGCGGTGGTGACCGCGGGCGACGACTGCCTCGGGTGGTGCGGTCCCTTTCAGGCACGGACCCCATGGTGGGCCGACGTCGAACCGGTCGTCGCCCAGCTGCGCCAGGAGCTCGGCACGCCGGTGATGGTGCTGCGCCTGCTGGGCGTGGACGGCGGTGACGGCGCCCGCGACGGGCATGTCCGCTACCACGTCGAAGCCCTCGGCCGGCCGAGGGCCCGGCGGCTCGCGCCCTGGCCGGGCGACCAGGACGACCTCGCCGGGCCCGTCGCGCTGCGGGCGAGCTGGGCGACGCCCGACGGCCTCGCCGAGATCCTGGGCTGGGCGCGGGCGGCGCTGGGCGCCGCGGGCCGGCCGGCGACCGGGCCGGCGGAGCAGGTCAAGACCTGGAACCTGGCGGGGCTGTTCCGGTTCCCGACCGCGCGAGGGCCGGTCTGGCTGAAGACCACTCCCCCGTTCGCCGCTCCCGAGGCCGCCGTGATCGGCGCCTTCGGGAAGGTGGACCCCCAGCTGGTACCGCGCGTGATCGCGGCGGACCCCGCGGCCGGCCGCATGCTGCTGGAACACGTGCCCGGCACCGACGAGTGGGAGGCGTCGCCGGCCGCCATCCACGCGGCCGTCGGCCAGCTGGTGGCTGCCCAGGCCGCGCTGGCCCGCGACCCCGCGGCGATGCCCCGCGGCCTGCCGGACCGGACCATGCCCGCGCTGGTCGACCAGGTCGCGGAGCTGCTCGACGGCGAGGCGGCTGCCGAGCTCGACCCGGCCGATCTCACCGCCGCCCGCGGCCTCGCCGGGCGCCTGCCCGACCTGGTGGCGCAGCTGGCCGCCTGCGGACTGCCGGACACCCTCGTCCACGGCGACCTGCACCCTGGGAACTGGAGATCGGACGGGCGGCGCACGACGATCCTTGACTTCGCCGACAGCCACCTGGGCAACCCGGTCCTGGACGGCCTGCGCGTCCGCGGCTTCCTGACCGACCACGAGTCGCGGGCGTACGCCACCGACACGTGGGTGACGGCGTGGGAGAGCGCCCTGCCCGGCAGCGACCCGGCCCGCGCGCTGGCCGTCGCCGCGCCCCTCGGCCAGCTGTCCTACGCGGTCAGGTACCAGGAGTTCCTGGACAACATCGAGCCCAGTGAGCGCGTCTACCACGCCGGCGACCCGGCCGCCACCGTCCGCGCCGCGCTGCGCGAGGCCTCCGCCGTCGCCTCCGCCGCCAGCACCAGCACCAGCACCAGCACCAGCACCAGCACCGCGACCGAAGCATGA
- a CDS encoding MATE family efflux transporter, which translates to MSVLEGRGDRSLDRAILVLAAPALGALVAEPLFLLADTAMVGHLGASALGGLSLAASVLQTAVGLMIFLAYATTPTVARLRGAGDLRGAVSAGIDGLWLAAALGVALAALGWWLTPALPRAFGADALVAHEAAVYLRISMAGLPAMLLVYASAGLLRGLHDTRTPLVVAGVGFAANAALNGGLIYGAGWGIAGSAAGTVLAQWGMAAAYLGMVARHARRVGASGAPRPVGVLRGAHTGFWLLLRTASLRAALLLVTYVATALGSNELAAFQIAMTLFFTAGFALDALAVAAQVLVGDRLGAGDPAAARVVLRRCVAWGVGGGGVLGVVLAALAWVIGPVFTNAADVAELVVPAVLVLAATVPLGGLVFVLDGVLIGAGDNRYLAWTGLLNLAVFAGLAEAILLWRPSGATGVGWLMGAFAGGFLAARAATLGLRVRGSAWLVVGATR; encoded by the coding sequence GTGAGCGTCCTCGAGGGGCGAGGGGACCGGAGCCTCGACCGAGCGATCCTCGTGCTCGCCGCCCCGGCGCTCGGCGCGCTGGTGGCCGAGCCACTGTTCCTGCTCGCCGACACCGCGATGGTCGGCCATCTCGGCGCCTCCGCCCTGGGTGGCCTGAGCCTCGCGGCGTCGGTGCTGCAGACCGCCGTCGGCCTCATGATCTTCCTTGCCTACGCGACCACGCCGACCGTCGCCCGGCTGCGCGGTGCGGGCGACCTGCGCGGCGCCGTGTCCGCGGGCATCGACGGGTTGTGGCTCGCCGCGGCGCTGGGGGTGGCCCTCGCCGCGCTCGGCTGGTGGTTGACACCGGCGCTGCCGCGCGCCTTCGGGGCGGACGCGCTCGTGGCGCACGAGGCGGCCGTCTATCTGCGGATCTCGATGGCCGGCCTGCCGGCGATGCTGCTGGTCTACGCCTCGGCCGGGCTGCTGCGCGGCCTGCACGACACCCGCACCCCGCTCGTCGTCGCGGGGGTGGGCTTCGCGGCCAACGCCGCGCTCAACGGCGGCCTCATCTACGGTGCGGGCTGGGGCATAGCGGGCTCCGCCGCGGGCACGGTCCTCGCCCAGTGGGGCATGGCCGCCGCCTACCTGGGGATGGTCGCCCGCCACGCCCGGCGCGTCGGGGCGAGCGGGGCGCCCCGGCCGGTCGGCGTGCTGCGCGGCGCGCACACCGGATTCTGGCTGCTGCTGCGCACGGCGAGCCTGCGCGCGGCCCTGTTGCTCGTCACCTATGTCGCGACCGCGCTCGGCTCGAACGAGCTCGCCGCGTTCCAGATCGCGATGACGCTGTTCTTCACCGCGGGCTTCGCCCTCGACGCCCTCGCCGTCGCCGCCCAGGTGCTCGTCGGCGACCGGCTTGGTGCCGGCGACCCGGCCGCCGCGCGCGTCGTGCTGCGCCGCTGCGTCGCCTGGGGCGTCGGCGGCGGCGGCGTGCTGGGAGTCGTGCTCGCGGCGCTGGCCTGGGTGATCGGCCCGGTCTTCACCAACGCGGCCGACGTCGCCGAGCTGGTCGTGCCCGCGGTCCTCGTGCTCGCCGCCACCGTGCCGCTGGGCGGGCTGGTCTTCGTGCTCGACGGCGTGCTCATCGGCGCGGGCGACAACCGCTACCTGGCCTGGACCGGTCTGCTCAACCTGGCCGTGTTCGCGGGGCTGGCGGAGGCAATCCTGCTGTGGCGGCCGAGCGGGGCGACCGGTGTCGGCTGGCTCATGGGCGCGTTCGCCGGCGGCTTCCTCGCCGCCCGCGCCGCGACGCTCGGCCTGCGCGTTCGCGGCAGCGCCTGGCTCGTCGTCGGCGCCACCCGCTGA
- a CDS encoding esterase/lipase family protein — protein sequence MRLTRLRHRLTRPTALTRPTARPTAPTRGIALAALPVLLAGGLLAGALSTAAPASAAAPLPVLYNFPAAVAISLAHPNADPPGANDFSCRPSAAHPRPVVLVHGTLADKTNEWQALAPLLKNDGYCVFAPNIGGASPTDYLQGTRPIEESSAQLATFVDQVLAATGASKVDIVGHSQGGMLPRYYINNLGGDAKVNALVGLAPSNHGTTLLGLATLAGVFGLTGPIESICQSCAQQIAGSPFLTALNAGGGTRPGVRYTVIETRYDEIVTPYTSAFLPGANVRNITLQDSCLLDGSDHISVAYDRVALRYVQNALDPQHPRPLICVPVLPAVGG from the coding sequence ATGCGGCTCACCCGTCTCCGCCACCGATTAACCCGCCCCACCGCGTTGACCCGCCCCACCGCGCGCCCCACCGCCCCGACTCGCGGCATCGCGCTCGCCGCGCTGCCGGTCCTGCTGGCGGGCGGCCTGCTGGCCGGCGCTCTCTCGACGGCCGCCCCCGCCTCGGCCGCGGCGCCCCTCCCGGTCCTCTACAACTTCCCCGCGGCGGTCGCCATCTCGCTGGCGCACCCGAACGCCGACCCTCCCGGCGCGAACGACTTCTCCTGCCGGCCCAGCGCCGCGCACCCACGACCTGTGGTACTCGTCCACGGAACGCTGGCGGACAAGACCAATGAGTGGCAGGCGCTGGCGCCGCTGCTGAAGAACGACGGCTACTGCGTCTTCGCCCCGAACATCGGCGGCGCATCGCCGACCGACTACCTCCAGGGGACGAGGCCCATCGAGGAGAGCTCCGCGCAGCTCGCCACCTTCGTCGACCAGGTGCTCGCCGCCACGGGCGCGTCGAAGGTCGACATCGTCGGCCACTCCCAGGGCGGGATGCTGCCCCGCTACTACATCAACAACCTGGGCGGGGACGCGAAGGTCAACGCCCTGGTCGGGCTCGCGCCTTCCAACCACGGCACGACCCTCCTGGGCCTGGCGACCCTCGCCGGAGTCTTCGGCCTCACCGGGCCGATCGAGTCGATCTGCCAGTCATGTGCCCAGCAGATCGCCGGCTCGCCGTTCCTCACCGCCCTCAACGCCGGCGGCGGCACCCGGCCCGGCGTGCGCTACACCGTGATCGAGACCCGTTACGACGAGATCGTCACCCCGTACACCTCGGCGTTCCTGCCCGGCGCGAACGTCCGGAACATCACCCTCCAGGACAGCTGCCTCCTGGACGGCTCGGACCACATCTCGGTCGCCTACGACCGGGTGGCGCTGCGCTACGTCCAGAACGCGCTGGACCCCCAGCATCCGAGGCCACTGATCTGCGTCCCGGTCCTCCCCGCCGTCGGCGGCTGA